The DNA segment TCCACATTTTTAAAAAACGAGGAAATCTCCTTTGAAAAAATGGTGCCATTAAAAACCCAGCTAGCATTAACAAAGGCATTTGCATATGCATATGCAAGACCATAATTGATTCTAACAAATTGGCAACTGGAGGAAGAATTAATACAATATAAAGGATTAATCCGTATACTGTTGATTTCATTGATTATTCCCCTCATTATTCAAATATGATAGAACAGTATTGGTTGCTTCCTCGATTTTAGAAAAGTCCATGACTTCAAGTAAATGTCCTTGTTTACCAAACAAATAAAACGCTACGTTATGCTGAAAATCTCCCTGACCATCTGGTATGACTGTAATACCAAGATCATCTAAAACTGTATCCAATTCGAATTGATCATTTATTCGGGCCATCCGCCAGGTCTCACCATCACTGCCAAAATAAGAGCCATATTGAGCTAACGTTTCTGGATCATCACGTTCTGCATCAAAACTAATACTTAAAAATACAATATCCTTTCCTAAAAATTCACTAGGTAGTAAATCATAGACCTCGGCCATATTCATCTCTAATATAGGGCATACGGTACCGCAGTTTGTATACATAAAAGTAACAAGCACATATTTACCATCAGCAAACTTATCAAATGTAAATGTTCGTTCGCTACTATCCTCTAAAGTGACTTCTGGAAAGAAAGATTTGTTGTTAACGAGTTTATATGTCCTGGCACTTTCAGAAGTAAAGGCATGGAATCCATCAGTTCCTACATAGAACACGAGAATTCCAAACAATAAAACTAGAGCACTAGCGATGGTGGTCTTATTCTTAAGCATGTTAAGCACACCCTTTGATTATTTCTCTTTGACATCATCATGATATTTATTACCATTTGATAGGAATAAAAGAGGAGCACCTAGCTTTGCCCTAGCGCTCCTCGTATATATTGAATCACATGGTTACCATGTTTTAAAAGGTGGTGATCCTGGAGGTGCATTATAGATTAAACTCATAATTGGAGCATAGGCCATCACGACAACTAAAAGTAATAGTACAATCCACAGACCCCAACGCTCAGTCCATAAAGGTGTAAGTAATGCATCATCCTCAGGCTCAGCAATTGGAAATTCTGTATAGCCTTTTGGAGAAAGAAACATCATGTGAAAAACAGCGTAAACTTGAATGATGACACCAATCATTAATAACGTCCCTCCAATGGCGAACACATACTCATAAGGCACCCAACTTAATGCTACTTCGTGATCGCCATATGTCGTATTAGAAGTTCGTCTTGGGTCACCCAGCAACCCAACTAAATGCATTGAACCAGCCATTAAAATCATACCTATAGTCCAAATATAAGTTTGGATGAGTCCTAGTTTATTCATTTGTGGAGTGAATTCACGTTTGGATAAGTAGGGAATTAACCAATAGCAAATTCCAAAGAATGTGAGCACGACTGACGTTCCGACTGTTATATGGAAGTGTCCGACTACCCACATGGTGTTATGAATAACTTGATTTAATTGATTACTAGTATTAACAATCCCTCCTGCCCCACCAGGAATAAAGGATATCATTGCAATCATTGGTGCCAGGAAACGAACATCCTTCCATGGGAGTTTCTTAATCCAACCAAATAATCCTTTTCCACCTAGCTTTCTGCCTGTACGTTCAAAGACAGCAAACATTGCAAAAGCAGTCATTAGTGAAGGAATACCGATTGAGATACTCATAATAAGATGTAAGAATTTAACGTTTTGTGTGATACCCGGGTCAACAATTGTATGGTGAAATCCACCGGGTATATTTAATATAACTAATGCAATCACAACAACCCGAGCTAGTTTATCACTAAATAATCTCCCACCGATAATTTTTGGAATAACTACATACCATGCTGAAATCGCAACTATGTACCAGATGTTTACCAATGTGTGACCGAAGCTCCAGAACAGTGTTCGACTAAGCATGACATTAATGGTTTCTATCCACCCTAAAGACCAGGCAATCAGCATAAACACTTCTACAGTTACACTAATACTTCCGAAAAACCATAAGACAAACACACCCATTGTAAAAAAGGCAAATAGCGGAGTTACTTGGCCGCGATGGGTCTTTCTCCAATGACGGTAGTTGACAAATACTCCAAAACAGCACGCCCATATTCCCAGTACAATAAAAACCAAGCCGATGTAAAACATTGGCGCAGCGGCAAGTGGTGGATAGAAAGTGTACATCACAGATGCATCACCCATGACGATCGTTGTAACTACAAGTACTACACCAATCACCATTAAAACAAAGCCAACCCAAGCCATTTTCCGAACCTTTGCTAATAGTCCTCCCAATGTGTGAGAAAACCCAGCATATAGATAACCAATACTAAAAGTAGCTGTAAAGACAATAAGTAATAAAATTCCGTGTGCTGTTAACACTTGATAATAATTAAGCCATGATGGTAACTGTAATAAGCCTGATCGTTCTAAACCTTGTAATAAGCCTAAAACCCCACCAATGAGCAGTGATATAAATGATACAGTTAGGAATGCTAGTGATAATTTTGCATCTTTTGTGTTTACACCTAATATTTTTTTTGAATGTTTTTCTACTGTTTCATGTGTTTCACGGTTTTTCAGTACCATTAGGTTTCCCTCCCTCCCTTACTTCACCACAATTGTCGTGTACATCGACTGGTGACCAACACCACAATATTCATTACATAAAAATAAATATTCACCCGGTTCCGTAAACGTATGTGATATTTGCTGAATATGTCCTGGTGTAACCATGGCATTTATATTCGTGCCTGGAACCTGAACTCCATGAGTTACATCCTTTGATGTCATTTTGAAATGTACTTCTGATCCTACCGGAATTTCTATATTACTTGGATTAAACGCAAATACCTCTAATGTCATGATTACTTCATACTCGTTCTCACCAATTTCATAAATACCAGGTTTATCAAATGGAGCTGTTTGATCTACTTTCTGTGGATCAATCGTCTCCATACCACTCGGCGGTCCCATACTCAATGCAAATGTTTGATAACCCAGGATCACCATGAAAAGTATTAACACGCCTACAATTATCGAAATCCAAATTTCTTCTGCTCTATGCATCTCATTGACCTCCTATACTCTTGACATAAATAACCAGAACACACCAATCCACATCACGATAATAACAGTACTAACAAATCCTACTGATACCAGCGTACCCCACAAGGAATTTTCCTCTTCCGACTTACTCTTTTTTTCTTTAGAAAACTGACCAACAGTCATCATAATCACTCCCTTCATCTTGAACTTATCTATTTAGCGTAGATGGTGGAAAACCATTATTAATGTAAAGATGAATTAATAACCGCAGCTATTATTTGGCAACGCTATGTCGCTAGCACTGTACTGTACCCACACTTCATGACCAAAACAGCCACTGACGAATTTTATCCTAAGTCCACAAGATGATTTACTGTTTTGAATTACTCCATAGAAAGCAATTTCAACTGATAAATTCTCGCAAAATGGTAACAGTCTACTCCTCTTCAGATATCGTTTTTTCAGTATTACTGGTATCATGAATAAAAGTGTATACTCATGACGATAAAGAAGATTAACGCATTAACTATTTCCAAAATCCCCATTTTCATAGGGCGCATTGGTATTCTTGGACCCCCAATAGCTCGGATTAAACTGGGCAAAAATGCAAGAGCAATCAACCATTTTCCAATAACCAGAAAAGCTAAAGGGACTAAGCTATGATAGATCCACGATAACCAGCGAAACTTTTGATTCTTTTTTTCTCGTAACACTGTTTTCACGAAAAATGTACTACCAACGAAGAATAATACAGATACACCTACTATCAGCCAGGCTAGTGTGTTAATTTGGTTGGCTCCAAGCATATAAGTAGCAATCGAGCTTAGGGAAAAAGCAATAATTGCACTAATATCATTCCAGAAATATCTGTCTTTATTTCGAATTCCGAAATAGATGTTTAATAAAAAGAAAGGTATCATTAACAACCCAACGAATCCAATGGAAGGTCTCATCACGACCACTGGAATTATAAATACAATTGCAGTAAAAAAGTATCGATAAAACCAAGTCATATGAAATTTAACTTTCTTCTTTTTTATCGCTTGCACTAGGGGATACGTAGATAGATAAAGAGGTACCCATCCTATTGCAAGAACTATTTGTAGCCAATCAAAACCACCAGCTACCATTCCTAAGACAAAGGGAACAACTAACATGGCCCAGGCACCATGCTGCTTTGACATATATAGTTTCACTCTATTTCACCTCAATTTTAACCTTCTTTTTTCTCATTATTTTAAGTATGTAAAACACAATAAGGTTTGCTCTCCATGTAGTCACCTGTCATTACGTATGATCATCCTCCGCCAACATGTCTAAATGGTCGCTACCCTATCAAAGGGAACCCTAGTCGACAGTTTCCCAAATAACCGACAAAAGGATTTTGGTTGTAATCTTGTAAGCTCGCTGTTTCAGCCCTATCATCTCCTGATATATTTCATTTAACAATTGCTTATTTCCATCTTACAAGTACTTTTATCATTTGGATGTGAGATATATCATCAGTTTTATATGATTTAAATCACATCTCTAAATAAAATAATAATCGATTAAAAATAAAGGATTATCGTGGTAAAATTGTAAGTGTAACCGGGAAGGAAGAGTAAAATGAATCCTCAGTCAATACAAGATCTATTACAAAAATTCACTTTATTCAAAGATTTATCTAATGAAGAGATGTCATCTATCGTTGAATTGGCAAAATCCAGAAGATATAAAAAAGGCACACATATATTTTTTCAAGGCGACACGCTCACCAACGTTTATTTCATCGACCAAGGAGCAGTAAAAATATATAAAACAGACATTCACGGCAAAGAACAAATTGTTAATGTTCTTAGTCCTGGTCAAATGTTTCCTCATCAAGGTTTTTTCCGACAAGATAACTGCCCGGCAAATGTTGAAGTTGCCGAAGACGCCAAGTTGATTTATATACCGATTCACTTATTTGAAATCTTTTTATACAATAATCCAGGTACTAGCGTTAAGTTATTTAAAGTATTAGGTGATTTAATAGTGGATTTGCAAAAACGGTTAGAAGAGCAGATTCTTCACAATACTTTTGAACAAATTATCATGTTGATATTACGATTATTGGATACCCATGGTACTAAGATAGATGAAGATTCATTTATACTTAGTACACACTTTACAAATCAGGAATTAGCCAACATGATTGGTTCTAGCAGAGAAACTGTTAGTAGAACATTAAGCCAACTGAAAAAACTGAAAGTAGTTACAACTAATGACAAAGGTGACTTAGTTTTTAATAAGAAAGGATTAGAAGAATTATTTTAATAGACCTTGCTAGACAACGTTAAAAGCATTCTTTTAAACCGACAAAAATCCTAGAAAGAACACCATATGGATGTTCTTTCTAGGATTTTAAGTATTGCAATACATTAACAACTGCCGCTTCACCCTGATCTATACAATCTGGAATACCAATCCCATGATAAGATGCACCCGCTAAATATACACCTGGAATCTTTTCTTTCATTTGTTCAGTCAATTTATCAAGTCTGTCTTTATGTCCAACTGTATATTGTGGCATGGCATTTACCCATCTTGTAACAACTGAAAACTCAGGTTTTTGAGTGATATTCATGAGTTTACTTAAATCATTCAATGCAATGTCAGTCAATTCTTGATCCGACAAATTAACTACACCTTCATCGCCTGGTTTACCTAAGAAACATCGTAAAAGCACTTTACCTTCTGGTGTTGCTATTTTCGGCCATTTTTTATGGGTCCATGTACATGCAGTGATTCGATAGTCACTATTTCTAGCAACAACAAATCCAGTCCCGTCCATATCCTTCTTTATTGCTGATGCATCAAATGCCAAAGCTATATTTGCAACAGAGGATGTTGGTACCATTTCTTTCACCGGAACCATAAACTCATATTGGTGAAACATCTGTTGCATAGCAAATGCTGGAGTAGCTAATATGACCGCATCCGCCAGATAACTTTCACCATTTCTAAATTGCAAATAGTATTTATTATCTTTTCGTTCGATGTTCTCTACAGAAATGCCCTTCATGACAGTGCCATCTTCTAATTTCTCTTCGACCGCTTCTACTAATGACTGTAGTCCGTTTTTTAAGCTATAGAACATGCTTGGTTTTGACCCTTTGGTCTTTTTCTTTTTCGGCATTGAAGTTTGTAAGCCTCGAACAAGACTTCGATGCTTTTGTTCAAGTTGATAAAAATTGGGGAAGGTTGCCATTAAGCTTAATTCGTTAATATCTCCAGCATATATACCAGAAAGTAAAGGCTCTACAAGATTATCGACTAATTCATCACCAAAGCGTCTCCGAAAAAATTTACCTAACGATTGATCACTTACTTGCTCACCCCTTGGTAAAACTACATCACAGGAAGCTCGTAATTTTCCTTTAGTGGAGAAAAGGCGAGAAAACAAAAATGGTCTTACTTCAGTTGGAATCCCCATAAATGATCCACTTGGCATCTTATGAAGCTTATTTTTCACTAAAATAAAAGATTGTCCTGTTCCATTTTTAACTAAGTCATGCTCCAAACCTACTTCTTTCACTAATCTTGCAGCAGACTGTTTCCTTATTAAAAAAGAATCTGGACCACGTTCAATCATGTAGCCATCCTTCTTAATTGTTTTAATT comes from the Paenisporosarcina antarctica genome and includes:
- a CDS encoding SCO family protein; its protein translation is MLKNKTTIASALVLLFGILVFYVGTDGFHAFTSESARTYKLVNNKSFFPEVTLEDSSERTFTFDKFADGKYVLVTFMYTNCGTVCPILEMNMAEVYDLLPSEFLGKDIVFLSISFDAERDDPETLAQYGSYFGSDGETWRMARINDQFELDTVLDDLGITVIPDGQGDFQHNVAFYLFGKQGHLLEVMDFSKIEEATNTVLSYLNNEGNNQ
- a CDS encoding cbb3-type cytochrome c oxidase subunit I, whose protein sequence is MVLKNRETHETVEKHSKKILGVNTKDAKLSLAFLTVSFISLLIGGVLGLLQGLERSGLLQLPSWLNYYQVLTAHGILLLIVFTATFSIGYLYAGFSHTLGGLLAKVRKMAWVGFVLMVIGVVLVVTTIVMGDASVMYTFYPPLAAAPMFYIGLVFIVLGIWACCFGVFVNYRHWRKTHRGQVTPLFAFFTMGVFVLWFFGSISVTVEVFMLIAWSLGWIETINVMLSRTLFWSFGHTLVNIWYIVAISAWYVVIPKIIGGRLFSDKLARVVVIALVILNIPGGFHHTIVDPGITQNVKFLHLIMSISIGIPSLMTAFAMFAVFERTGRKLGGKGLFGWIKKLPWKDVRFLAPMIAMISFIPGGAGGIVNTSNQLNQVIHNTMWVVGHFHITVGTSVVLTFFGICYWLIPYLSKREFTPQMNKLGLIQTYIWTIGMILMAGSMHLVGLLGDPRRTSNTTYGDHEVALSWVPYEYVFAIGGTLLMIGVIIQVYAVFHMMFLSPKGYTEFPIAEPEDDALLTPLWTERWGLWIVLLLLVVVMAYAPIMSLIYNAPPGSPPFKTW
- a CDS encoding cytochrome c oxidase subunit II, whose protein sequence is MHRAEEIWISIIVGVLILFMVILGYQTFALSMGPPSGMETIDPQKVDQTAPFDKPGIYEIGENEYEVIMTLEVFAFNPSNIEIPVGSEVHFKMTSKDVTHGVQVPGTNINAMVTPGHIQQISHTFTEPGEYLFLCNEYCGVGHQSMYTTIVVK
- a CDS encoding cytochrome c oxidase subunit 2A — translated: MTVGQFSKEKKSKSEEENSLWGTLVSVGFVSTVIIVMWIGVFWLFMSRV
- a CDS encoding YwiC-like family protein, translated to MKLYMSKQHGAWAMLVVPFVLGMVAGGFDWLQIVLAIGWVPLYLSTYPLVQAIKKKKVKFHMTWFYRYFFTAIVFIIPVVVMRPSIGFVGLLMIPFFLLNIYFGIRNKDRYFWNDISAIIAFSLSSIATYMLGANQINTLAWLIVGVSVLFFVGSTFFVKTVLREKKNQKFRWLSWIYHSLVPLAFLVIGKWLIALAFLPSLIRAIGGPRIPMRPMKMGILEIVNALIFFIVMSIHFYS
- a CDS encoding Crp/Fnr family transcriptional regulator translates to MNPQSIQDLLQKFTLFKDLSNEEMSSIVELAKSRRYKKGTHIFFQGDTLTNVYFIDQGAVKIYKTDIHGKEQIVNVLSPGQMFPHQGFFRQDNCPANVEVAEDAKLIYIPIHLFEIFLYNNPGTSVKLFKVLGDLIVDLQKRLEEQILHNTFEQIIMLILRLLDTHGTKIDEDSFILSTHFTNQELANMIGSSRETVSRTLSQLKKLKVVTTNDKGDLVFNKKGLEELF
- the hemY gene encoding protoporphyrinogen oxidase; this encodes MSKDKHIAIVGGGIAGLTAAYYLQKEIKEKQLPYKIKLIEASDNLGGKIKTIKKDGYMIERGPDSFLIRKQSAARLVKEVGLEHDLVKNGTGQSFILVKNKLHKMPSGSFMGIPTEVRPFLFSRLFSTKGKLRASCDVVLPRGEQVSDQSLGKFFRRRFGDELVDNLVEPLLSGIYAGDINELSLMATFPNFYQLEQKHRSLVRGLQTSMPKKKKTKGSKPSMFYSLKNGLQSLVEAVEEKLEDGTVMKGISVENIERKDNKYYLQFRNGESYLADAVILATPAFAMQQMFHQYEFMVPVKEMVPTSSVANIALAFDASAIKKDMDGTGFVVARNSDYRITACTWTHKKWPKIATPEGKVLLRCFLGKPGDEGVVNLSDQELTDIALNDLSKLMNITQKPEFSVVTRWVNAMPQYTVGHKDRLDKLTEQMKEKIPGVYLAGASYHGIGIPDCIDQGEAAVVNVLQYLKS